In one Grus americana isolate bGruAme1 chromosome 1, bGruAme1.mat, whole genome shotgun sequence genomic region, the following are encoded:
- the GPR161 gene encoding G-protein coupled receptor 161 isoform X3: MSSNSSLSNVKGLRNLTTQDDGAVRVTESIAIIVIAIFICLGNLVIVVTLYRKSYLLTLSNKFVFSLTLSNFLLSVLVLPFVVTSSIRREWIFGVVWCNFSALLYMLISSASMLTLGLIAIDRYYAVLYPMVYPMKITGNRAVVALVYVWLHSLIGCLPPLFGWSSLEFDQFKWMCVAAWHKEAGYTAFWQIWCALLPFVVMMICYGFIFRVARIKARKIHCGSVVIVEEDSQRNGRKNSSTSTSSSGSRRNAFQGVVYSANQCKAFITILVVIGAFVITWGPYMVVITSEALWGKNSISPALETLATWLSFSSAICHPLIYGLWNKTVRKELLGMCFGDRYYRESFVQRHRTSRLFSISNRITDLGLSPHLTALMAGGRPLGNSSSTGDTGFSCSQDSGTDAMLLEDYSSDGPHAPHCICPPRRRSSVTFEDEIEQIKGGFREAAKNSVLHVKAEVHKSLDSYASSLARAIEADVKISLFGEDALPGALFPVRTLPGSSMNTRRGVRPHASQRLQLQSIDEGSI, encoded by the exons ATGAGCAGCAATTCTTCCCTCAGCAATGTGAAGGGCCTGAGGAACCTCACCACGCAGGATGACGGGGCAGTCAGAGTCACAGAGTCCATTGCTATAATCGTCATTGCTATTTTCATCtgtttgggcaacctggtgaTTGTCGTCACTCTCTATCGGAAGTCTTACCTTCTCACGTTAAGCAACAAGTTTGTGTTCAGCCTGACCCTCTCCAACTTTCTGCTCTCTGTACTGGTGCTACCTTTTGTTGTCACCAGCTCCATCAGGCGGGAATGGATCTTCGGAGTCGTTTGGTGCAATTTCTCAGCCCTGCTCTACATGCTGATCAGCTCAGCCAGCATGCTTACTCTTGGACTCATAGCTATAGACCG GTACTACGCTGTCCTTTACCCAATGGTTTACCCGATGAAGATAACAGGCAACAGAGCAGTGGTAGCTCTTGTGTATGTGTGGCTACATTCCCTTATTGgctgcctgcctcccctctTCGGCTGGTCGTCTTTGGAGTTTGACCAATTCAAGTGGATGTGTGTGGCGGCCTGGCATAAAGAGGCTGGCTACACTGCCTTTTGGCAGATCTGGTGCGCGTTGCTGCCTTTCGTGGTCATGATGATCTGCTATGGATTCATATTCCGCGTGGCAAGGATTAAGGCCCGTAAAATCCACTGTGGTAGTGTCGTCATTGTGGAGGAGGACTCCCAGAGGAATGGGAGGAAAAACTCCAGCACCTCCACATCCTCTTCTGGCAGCAGAAGGAACGCTTTCCAAGGGGTTGTCTACTCAGCCAACCAGTGCAAAGCTTTCATAACCATCTTGGTTGTCATCGGTGCTTTTGTGATTACATGGGGGCCCTACATGGTAGTAATTACATCAGAggcactttggggaaaaaatagtatttcccCTGCCTTGGAAACATTAGCTACGTGGTTGTCCTTTTCCAGTGCCATTTGCCATCCACTAATTTATGGACTGTGGAACAAGACGGTGCGCAAGGAACTACTAGGAATGTGCTTTGGGGATCGATATTATCGTGAGTCCTTTGTTCAGCGGCATAGGACATCACGGTTATTCAGTATTTCCAATAGGATCACAG ATTTGGGACTATCTCCTCATCTCACCGCCCTCATGGCAGGCGGGCGGCCAttaggaaacagcagcagcacaggagacaCAGGTTTCAGCTGCTCACAGGATTCAG GAACAGATGCAATGCTTCTTGAAGATTACAGCTCGGATGGCCCTCATGCCCCACACTGCATCTGTCCCCCTCGAAGAAGGAGTTCAGTGACGTTTGAAGATGAAATAGAGCAAATTAAAGGTGGGTTTAGGG aagctgCAAAGAATTCTGTTCTTCATGTAAAAGCTGAAGTCCATAAATCTCTGGACAGTTATGCATCCAGTTTAGCAAGAGCTATTGAAGCTGATGTGAAAATCAGTTTGTTTGGGGAAGATGCTTTACCAGGAGCTCTGTTCCCTGTGCGGACTCTTCCAGGGAGCAGTATGAACACACGGCGTGGCGTCAGGCCCCATGCTAGCCAAAGACTTCAGTTGCAGAGCATCGATGAAGGGAGTATTTGA
- the GPR161 gene encoding G-protein coupled receptor 161 isoform X1, which yields MFLSVVLLLAAQHVVAAPALHALTMSSNSSLSNVKGLRNLTTQDDGAVRVTESIAIIVIAIFICLGNLVIVVTLYRKSYLLTLSNKFVFSLTLSNFLLSVLVLPFVVTSSIRREWIFGVVWCNFSALLYMLISSASMLTLGLIAIDRYYAVLYPMVYPMKITGNRAVVALVYVWLHSLIGCLPPLFGWSSLEFDQFKWMCVAAWHKEAGYTAFWQIWCALLPFVVMMICYGFIFRVARIKARKIHCGSVVIVEEDSQRNGRKNSSTSTSSSGSRRNAFQGVVYSANQCKAFITILVVIGAFVITWGPYMVVITSEALWGKNSISPALETLATWLSFSSAICHPLIYGLWNKTVRKELLGMCFGDRYYRESFVQRHRTSRLFSISNRITDLGLSPHLTALMAGGRPLGNSSSTGDTGFSCSQDSGTDAMLLEDYSSDGPHAPHCICPPRRRSSVTFEDEIEQIKGGFREAAKNSVLHVKAEVHKSLDSYASSLARAIEADVKISLFGEDALPGALFPVRTLPGSSMNTRRGVRPHASQRLQLQSIDEGSI from the exons ATGTTTCTGAGCGTTGTTCTGCTTCTAGCTGCTCAGCATGTCgtggctgctccagctctgcacgCTCTGACCATGAGCAGCAATTCTTCCCTCAGCAATGTGAAGGGCCTGAGGAACCTCACCACGCAGGATGACGGGGCAGTCAGAGTCACAGAGTCCATTGCTATAATCGTCATTGCTATTTTCATCtgtttgggcaacctggtgaTTGTCGTCACTCTCTATCGGAAGTCTTACCTTCTCACGTTAAGCAACAAGTTTGTGTTCAGCCTGACCCTCTCCAACTTTCTGCTCTCTGTACTGGTGCTACCTTTTGTTGTCACCAGCTCCATCAGGCGGGAATGGATCTTCGGAGTCGTTTGGTGCAATTTCTCAGCCCTGCTCTACATGCTGATCAGCTCAGCCAGCATGCTTACTCTTGGACTCATAGCTATAGACCG GTACTACGCTGTCCTTTACCCAATGGTTTACCCGATGAAGATAACAGGCAACAGAGCAGTGGTAGCTCTTGTGTATGTGTGGCTACATTCCCTTATTGgctgcctgcctcccctctTCGGCTGGTCGTCTTTGGAGTTTGACCAATTCAAGTGGATGTGTGTGGCGGCCTGGCATAAAGAGGCTGGCTACACTGCCTTTTGGCAGATCTGGTGCGCGTTGCTGCCTTTCGTGGTCATGATGATCTGCTATGGATTCATATTCCGCGTGGCAAGGATTAAGGCCCGTAAAATCCACTGTGGTAGTGTCGTCATTGTGGAGGAGGACTCCCAGAGGAATGGGAGGAAAAACTCCAGCACCTCCACATCCTCTTCTGGCAGCAGAAGGAACGCTTTCCAAGGGGTTGTCTACTCAGCCAACCAGTGCAAAGCTTTCATAACCATCTTGGTTGTCATCGGTGCTTTTGTGATTACATGGGGGCCCTACATGGTAGTAATTACATCAGAggcactttggggaaaaaatagtatttcccCTGCCTTGGAAACATTAGCTACGTGGTTGTCCTTTTCCAGTGCCATTTGCCATCCACTAATTTATGGACTGTGGAACAAGACGGTGCGCAAGGAACTACTAGGAATGTGCTTTGGGGATCGATATTATCGTGAGTCCTTTGTTCAGCGGCATAGGACATCACGGTTATTCAGTATTTCCAATAGGATCACAG ATTTGGGACTATCTCCTCATCTCACCGCCCTCATGGCAGGCGGGCGGCCAttaggaaacagcagcagcacaggagacaCAGGTTTCAGCTGCTCACAGGATTCAG GAACAGATGCAATGCTTCTTGAAGATTACAGCTCGGATGGCCCTCATGCCCCACACTGCATCTGTCCCCCTCGAAGAAGGAGTTCAGTGACGTTTGAAGATGAAATAGAGCAAATTAAAGGTGGGTTTAGGG aagctgCAAAGAATTCTGTTCTTCATGTAAAAGCTGAAGTCCATAAATCTCTGGACAGTTATGCATCCAGTTTAGCAAGAGCTATTGAAGCTGATGTGAAAATCAGTTTGTTTGGGGAAGATGCTTTACCAGGAGCTCTGTTCCCTGTGCGGACTCTTCCAGGGAGCAGTATGAACACACGGCGTGGCGTCAGGCCCCATGCTAGCCAAAGACTTCAGTTGCAGAGCATCGATGAAGGGAGTATTTGA
- the GPR161 gene encoding G-protein coupled receptor 161 isoform X2 produces the protein MFLSVVLLLAAQHVVAAPALHALTMSSNSSLSNVKGLRNLTTQDDGAVRVTESIAIIVIAIFICLGNLVIVVTLYRKSYLLTLSNKFVFSLTLSNFLLSVLVLPFVVTSSIRREWIFGVVWCNFSALLYMLISSASMLTLGLIAIDRYYAVLYPMVYPMKITGNRAVVALVYVWLHSLIGCLPPLFGWSSLEFDQFKWMCVAAWHKEAGYTAFWQIWCALLPFVVMMICYGFIFRVARIKARKIHCGSVVIVEEDSQRNGRKNSSTSTSSSGSRRNAFQGVVYSANQCKAFITILVVIGAFVITWGPYMVVITSEALWGKNSISPALETLATWLSFSSAICHPLIYGLWNKTVRKELLGMCFGDRYYRESFVQRHRTSRLFSISNRITDLGLSPHLTALMAGGRPLGNSSSTGDTGFSCSQDSGTDAMLLEDYSSDGPHAPHCICPPRRRSSVTFEDEIEQIKEAAKNSVLHVKAEVHKSLDSYASSLARAIEADVKISLFGEDALPGALFPVRTLPGSSMNTRRGVRPHASQRLQLQSIDEGSI, from the exons ATGTTTCTGAGCGTTGTTCTGCTTCTAGCTGCTCAGCATGTCgtggctgctccagctctgcacgCTCTGACCATGAGCAGCAATTCTTCCCTCAGCAATGTGAAGGGCCTGAGGAACCTCACCACGCAGGATGACGGGGCAGTCAGAGTCACAGAGTCCATTGCTATAATCGTCATTGCTATTTTCATCtgtttgggcaacctggtgaTTGTCGTCACTCTCTATCGGAAGTCTTACCTTCTCACGTTAAGCAACAAGTTTGTGTTCAGCCTGACCCTCTCCAACTTTCTGCTCTCTGTACTGGTGCTACCTTTTGTTGTCACCAGCTCCATCAGGCGGGAATGGATCTTCGGAGTCGTTTGGTGCAATTTCTCAGCCCTGCTCTACATGCTGATCAGCTCAGCCAGCATGCTTACTCTTGGACTCATAGCTATAGACCG GTACTACGCTGTCCTTTACCCAATGGTTTACCCGATGAAGATAACAGGCAACAGAGCAGTGGTAGCTCTTGTGTATGTGTGGCTACATTCCCTTATTGgctgcctgcctcccctctTCGGCTGGTCGTCTTTGGAGTTTGACCAATTCAAGTGGATGTGTGTGGCGGCCTGGCATAAAGAGGCTGGCTACACTGCCTTTTGGCAGATCTGGTGCGCGTTGCTGCCTTTCGTGGTCATGATGATCTGCTATGGATTCATATTCCGCGTGGCAAGGATTAAGGCCCGTAAAATCCACTGTGGTAGTGTCGTCATTGTGGAGGAGGACTCCCAGAGGAATGGGAGGAAAAACTCCAGCACCTCCACATCCTCTTCTGGCAGCAGAAGGAACGCTTTCCAAGGGGTTGTCTACTCAGCCAACCAGTGCAAAGCTTTCATAACCATCTTGGTTGTCATCGGTGCTTTTGTGATTACATGGGGGCCCTACATGGTAGTAATTACATCAGAggcactttggggaaaaaatagtatttcccCTGCCTTGGAAACATTAGCTACGTGGTTGTCCTTTTCCAGTGCCATTTGCCATCCACTAATTTATGGACTGTGGAACAAGACGGTGCGCAAGGAACTACTAGGAATGTGCTTTGGGGATCGATATTATCGTGAGTCCTTTGTTCAGCGGCATAGGACATCACGGTTATTCAGTATTTCCAATAGGATCACAG ATTTGGGACTATCTCCTCATCTCACCGCCCTCATGGCAGGCGGGCGGCCAttaggaaacagcagcagcacaggagacaCAGGTTTCAGCTGCTCACAGGATTCAG GAACAGATGCAATGCTTCTTGAAGATTACAGCTCGGATGGCCCTCATGCCCCACACTGCATCTGTCCCCCTCGAAGAAGGAGTTCAGTGACGTTTGAAGATGAAATAGAGCAAATTAAAG aagctgCAAAGAATTCTGTTCTTCATGTAAAAGCTGAAGTCCATAAATCTCTGGACAGTTATGCATCCAGTTTAGCAAGAGCTATTGAAGCTGATGTGAAAATCAGTTTGTTTGGGGAAGATGCTTTACCAGGAGCTCTGTTCCCTGTGCGGACTCTTCCAGGGAGCAGTATGAACACACGGCGTGGCGTCAGGCCCCATGCTAGCCAAAGACTTCAGTTGCAGAGCATCGATGAAGGGAGTATTTGA